The following proteins are encoded in a genomic region of bacterium:
- a CDS encoding DUF362 domain-containing protein has protein sequence MNRAVVLVLLAALTVGPATQLGRRQDEPEWRGPLNWGHGAGLPPLRTPARMPVWVSLRPNPSHIFVVDSMPAPDSNAVFHEGLDSLLSLMAENGASLYRSAKHLPWCDTAGLIARNDVVLLKVNTAYPERGMTNTDVLKGLIARIVAHPDTFVGEIELVDNGQGHTCWTYASNNAERQSQTMQSVVDLFAGQGYRVGDYDWSAIGHGDSARWVSEFDRGDTVSGYVHEDTSGMTYPKFVTSFGTSISTRLGVWDGNAYHPERLKLINLPVLKSHTGMGVTAAVKNYVGFLSYAVTGPGPMHDSAMSHGLLGVELGKARFPDLNIIDATWACAEIATGPSAPYGLCTRLNTLVASRDPIAADYYAGRYVLKPASWWSGRAWVHDYARMDPESPDTENPGNGTLYSDSTPCHGTPYNAFHQMLASTCARMLGYGRPVTMDTLQMTIHVHHLGITEEEGRNLPAAGRLLVIPNPATGGIWVRCRLEKPGAVRLSVVSADGRVVDAIAIGVTAAGEHSINLDRHLPAGTYLLSLVTPTGRLSQQVVVPGRY, from the coding sequence GTGAACAGAGCGGTGGTTCTTGTTCTTCTGGCTGCACTCACGGTCGGACCGGCAACCCAGCTTGGCCGGCGGCAGGACGAGCCTGAGTGGCGCGGGCCACTGAACTGGGGCCATGGGGCCGGCCTGCCCCCGTTGCGCACGCCTGCCCGCATGCCCGTCTGGGTTTCACTGCGGCCCAACCCGTCCCACATTTTCGTCGTAGACAGCATGCCGGCGCCGGATTCTAATGCGGTCTTTCACGAAGGCCTAGACTCGCTCCTCTCGCTCATGGCCGAGAACGGCGCCTCCCTCTATCGCTCTGCCAAGCACCTGCCCTGGTGCGATACCGCCGGGCTCATCGCCAGGAACGACGTCGTTCTTCTCAAGGTGAATACCGCCTACCCGGAAAGGGGGATGACCAACACCGATGTGCTCAAAGGGCTCATCGCCCGGATTGTGGCCCATCCCGACACCTTTGTCGGAGAGATAGAACTGGTCGACAACGGGCAAGGTCACACTTGCTGGACGTATGCATCCAACAACGCCGAGCGCCAGTCCCAGACCATGCAGAGCGTGGTCGACCTGTTTGCCGGACAGGGGTATCGCGTTGGGGACTACGACTGGAGCGCGATCGGCCACGGCGACAGCGCGCGCTGGGTCAGCGAGTTCGACCGGGGCGACACGGTATCAGGCTATGTCCACGAAGATACGTCCGGCATGACCTACCCCAAGTTCGTGACATCCTTCGGCACCAGCATCTCGACCCGGCTTGGGGTATGGGACGGCAACGCGTACCACCCCGAACGCTTGAAGCTCATCAACCTGCCGGTGCTCAAGTCCCACACGGGCATGGGCGTCACCGCGGCGGTCAAGAACTACGTCGGGTTCCTCTCCTATGCGGTCACCGGGCCTGGGCCGATGCACGACAGCGCGATGTCGCACGGCTTGCTTGGGGTCGAACTCGGCAAGGCCCGCTTCCCGGACCTGAACATCATTGACGCGACGTGGGCCTGCGCCGAGATTGCCACCGGCCCAAGCGCGCCCTATGGCTTATGCACGCGCCTGAACACCCTCGTCGCCTCACGGGACCCAATTGCGGCGGACTACTACGCGGGCAGGTACGTGCTCAAGCCGGCAAGCTGGTGGAGCGGCCGGGCCTGGGTCCACGACTACGCCCGGATGGACCCTGAAAGTCCCGACACCGAGAACCCGGGCAACGGCACGTTGTATTCCGACTCGACTCCGTGTCACGGCACGCCGTACAACGCCTTCCACCAGATGCTCGCCTCGACCTGTGCCAGGATGCTTGGTTACGGAAGACCGGTGACGATGGACACCTTGCAGATGACCATCCACGTGCACCATCTTGGGATAACAGAGGAAGAGGGTAGAAACCTGCCTGCTGCCGGGCGTCTGCTCGTGATTCCGAACCCGGCAACCGGCGGAATCTGGGTTCGCTGTCGACTGGAGAAACCCGGCGCGGTTCGGCTGAGCGTGGTCTCCGCGGACGGCCGAGTAGTCGACGCCATAGCCATTGGAGTTACTGCGGCGGGCGAGCACAGTATCAACCTCGACCGGCATCTCCCTGCCGGTACGTACCTGCTCTCTCTGGTAACTCCCACCGGCCGACTCTCTCAGCAAGTCGTCGTTCCCGGCCGCTACTGA
- a CDS encoding PQQ-binding-like beta-propeller repeat protein, giving the protein MSWRKTSAAVLVLAVVLCMTGCKKPPATPSVWGPDSTWTFATYPCSLTTTAGGNVRYVVNWTDSTDTDDVSHASAETAEVDHVWSTAGTFDVKAQAILDADPSKASGFSQPKSVKVILNQRPIVDSVQRPYLAVKGAMTNFVVFGSDPDYDSVRAIVKWPNGKTTTGLSSSPGQFAVSDTFTNVDSAAIVVVWVQDWKGSKSKPDTIRIPVTTSGGVLWSWQSPTEQASMSSTIIVANDGTDELILGCCTGEQKFYAIKAGNKAIKRSASTVEGANAEFVSDPGLNASGHIIVGDDDTTLYAISLSSFGTAWTWQDTNKNDEWGAPALSGSDIYIGREDHNLYHFTDNGSSAGMAGKYGLNANVVDAPVVDADGNVLVGTDSGYLTKFDKGISSPIWRSHLIPYGEVNGIIIGSDKTIYCGSDSPYVYAIDPDSGHVKWSARLNDIGDRPVLGQSALFVGSHEGTFYSINPSTGTVNWHDSLCPGIGFETAPIVAANGYVYAQDGNDVLYCMNQADGTLIWKCDCSSYLGGTAAFHHRRARIAGLTGNNPDPSITSTGNIIVVGIDAVYCVAGYTAGPLDASAPWPKWQRNLSNTGSAGSK; this is encoded by the coding sequence GTGAGTTGGAGAAAGACGTCGGCAGCAGTCCTTGTACTTGCGGTTGTCTTGTGCATGACCGGCTGCAAGAAGCCGCCGGCTACTCCGAGCGTGTGGGGCCCGGATTCGACCTGGACCTTCGCCACCTATCCGTGCAGTCTCACGACCACGGCGGGCGGCAATGTCCGCTACGTAGTGAACTGGACCGACTCGACCGACACCGACGACGTCAGCCACGCGTCCGCGGAAACCGCGGAAGTGGACCACGTCTGGAGCACGGCCGGCACCTTCGACGTGAAGGCGCAGGCGATCCTTGATGCGGACCCCTCCAAGGCTTCGGGTTTCTCTCAGCCCAAGTCAGTCAAGGTCATCCTCAATCAGCGGCCGATAGTTGACTCGGTGCAACGCCCGTACCTCGCGGTAAAGGGCGCCATGACGAACTTCGTGGTCTTCGGTTCGGACCCCGACTACGACAGCGTCCGGGCCATCGTGAAGTGGCCGAATGGGAAAACCACCACCGGGCTCTCGTCCTCACCCGGTCAGTTCGCGGTCAGCGACACCTTCACGAATGTCGACTCGGCGGCGATAGTCGTAGTCTGGGTTCAGGACTGGAAAGGCTCGAAGTCCAAACCCGACACGATACGGATTCCGGTCACGACGTCGGGCGGCGTGCTGTGGTCATGGCAGAGCCCCACCGAACAAGCGTCCATGAGCTCGACCATAATCGTAGCCAACGACGGCACCGACGAGTTGATTCTCGGCTGCTGCACGGGCGAGCAGAAGTTCTATGCCATCAAAGCCGGCAACAAGGCCATCAAGCGGAGCGCATCTACGGTAGAGGGAGCCAACGCCGAATTCGTGAGCGACCCCGGGCTCAACGCCAGCGGGCACATCATCGTCGGCGATGACGACACGACCCTCTACGCCATCTCGCTCAGCAGCTTTGGTACGGCCTGGACCTGGCAAGATACCAACAAGAATGACGAGTGGGGTGCACCGGCGTTGAGCGGGAGCGACATCTACATCGGCCGCGAGGACCACAACCTGTATCACTTCACCGACAACGGCTCGTCTGCCGGCATGGCGGGTAAGTACGGCCTCAACGCGAATGTGGTCGACGCCCCGGTAGTGGACGCGGACGGCAATGTCCTCGTCGGCACCGACTCCGGCTACCTGACGAAGTTCGACAAGGGCATCAGTTCGCCCATCTGGCGCTCGCATCTGATACCCTACGGCGAGGTCAATGGTATCATCATCGGCAGCGACAAGACGATCTACTGCGGCTCGGACTCCCCGTACGTGTATGCGATCGACCCGGACAGCGGCCACGTGAAGTGGTCTGCCAGGCTCAACGACATTGGTGACCGGCCGGTTCTCGGCCAGTCGGCGCTCTTTGTCGGCTCCCACGAAGGCACGTTCTATTCCATCAATCCTTCGACCGGCACCGTGAACTGGCATGACTCGCTTTGCCCGGGCATCGGGTTCGAAACCGCGCCCATCGTCGCGGCCAACGGCTACGTGTACGCCCAGGACGGCAACGACGTGTTGTACTGCATGAACCAGGCCGACGGCACTCTTATCTGGAAGTGTGACTGCTCCAGCTACCTGGGCGGAACCGCCGCCTTCCACCACCGCCGGGCGAGAATCGCCGGGTTGACCGGCAACAACCCGGATCCGTCGATTACGAGCACGGGCAACATAATCGTGGTCGGCATCGACGCGGTCTACTGCGTGGCCGGCTACACCGCGGGCCCGCTCGACGCGTCGGCCCCCTGGCCCAAGTGGCAAAGGAACCTCAGCAACACCGGCTCGGCGGGCAGCAAGTAG
- a CDS encoding T9SS type A sorting domain-containing protein, which translates to MFGDPALRIKHHVGSGIEENLKPQSPGCRLSAVPNPCDATVRLSFSSSQQAGNCSRVAIYNACGRLIDSRAVRASSFDLRTSSFPAGVYLLRLQAGTHTTTNKLVVHHQAALAR; encoded by the coding sequence TTGTTCGGCGACCCTGCGCTCCGTATCAAGCACCACGTCGGCAGTGGGATTGAGGAGAACCTCAAACCGCAATCTCCAGGCTGCAGGCTGTCAGCGGTTCCGAATCCGTGCGACGCCACTGTCCGCCTCAGCTTCTCCTCGTCTCAACAAGCAGGAAACTGCAGCCGGGTCGCTATCTACAATGCCTGCGGTCGACTGATTGATTCCCGCGCCGTCCGCGCTTCGTCATTCGACCTTCGCACCTCGTCATTCCCCGCCGGCGTCTACCTCTTACGACTTCAGGCCGGCACGCACACGACCACCAACAAGCTGGTCGTGCACCACCAGGCCGCATTGGCCCGATAG
- a CDS encoding DUF3795 domain-containing protein, with protein MPEMIAFCGIDCNACPAQIATRTNDAALREKTAAEWSKSFGHEFKPEQVNCAGCTGDGAQNAYCSMCEIRKCATGRKVATCADCGDYGCATLSGFHKNAPEAKAHLEALRARR; from the coding sequence ATGCCTGAGATGATTGCCTTTTGCGGAATCGACTGCAACGCCTGCCCGGCGCAGATTGCCACGCGAACGAACGATGCCGCCCTGCGCGAGAAGACTGCCGCCGAATGGTCCAAGTCGTTCGGCCATGAATTCAAGCCGGAACAAGTCAACTGCGCCGGCTGTACCGGCGACGGCGCTCAAAACGCCTACTGCTCGATGTGCGAGATCCGGAAATGCGCTACCGGCCGCAAAGTCGCCACCTGCGCCGACTGCGGCGACTACGGCTGCGCCACTCTCTCCGGTTTCCACAAGAACGCGCCCGAGGCCAAAGCCCACCTCGAAGCCCTCCGCGCCCGGCGGTAA
- a CDS encoding S8 family serine peptidase: MKGLQSVVLCLILAVGLAAARPAIYNMGAVHRFTPTAGDEVNSISFANGITIDTRTGEPALPAGLKLNAPAGQSEYYIVQFNGPLLRQWFSELDRAGIKTFGYLPHYAVLALLSPDQRAYVASLPMVHWVGLFQPAYKLESGLLGLGHDRNSPGVSDRVPSRTKVVIMVMPGADPAPVKAEIAALGGTVNDVQTSSFGITITATLAGTDIASLAQLPQTCWMQEWSAPTLCNNSSQWVMQEGWRSSEPPDTSMAARPVWRHGVRGQHIILSTTDTGVNTGHNMFRDPNLPITPPGIWPTHRKIVAYKLYEGADPGENEYHGSHVACTVCGNDSVNGDSSYYDGMAKDARFYFTDISDASGNLVGGTDITPLWDTVYLGRGLPDSLRPIKQHSGSWGWGNFTGNYLLQDASTDAYCWVHKDFMNILAAGNYGQYGTRTISNPALAKDVLTIGATGRGTQAESLADFSSRGPSQDGRIKPNVDAPGIDINSMLNTGTNDYTTMSGTSMATPAANGTVGLMRCYLQEGYYPTGSPVPANRITYISSALLRSMAIASADPNINSITIPSTDAGWGRIDAESVLYFTGDTRKLIIIDDTFGIATGEYETRQFHVATAMPLRICLAWTDTAAAPNANPTLVNDLDLTVTSHGGIVYKGNKYTSGQSTPNPTGRDSVNTEECVRVNAPDTGVWTIRVSAHNVKTARNQSFAWTITGDVAAAAWTHDVGATAIIAPTDTVDTGAVVTPKAVVSNFGTSQETFLTRLTIGTSYTDTMTKTLAAGISETLAFKNWVANPAGTYAVKCSTGLATDQDPSNDVAATSVVVSSSFGIEEGHGVPAMFGLDRVVPNPTIGRTSIRYGLPKSATVDLSVYTTAGTLVRRIVAGNQNPGWYDAAWDGNDLHGRKASAGVYLLRFKAGTFMTTRKLVVQR, translated from the coding sequence GTGAAAGGCCTGCAGTCAGTCGTTCTTTGTCTGATTCTGGCCGTCGGGCTGGCGGCTGCACGCCCGGCCATCTACAACATGGGCGCGGTGCATCGGTTCACGCCCACCGCCGGCGACGAGGTGAACTCCATCTCCTTCGCCAACGGCATCACCATCGACACCCGCACCGGGGAGCCCGCTTTGCCGGCCGGCCTCAAGCTCAATGCGCCCGCCGGCCAGAGCGAGTATTACATCGTGCAGTTCAACGGCCCGCTCCTGCGCCAGTGGTTCAGCGAGCTCGACCGCGCCGGCATCAAGACGTTCGGCTACCTACCGCATTACGCGGTGCTGGCGTTGCTCAGTCCCGACCAGCGGGCGTACGTCGCGTCGCTGCCGATGGTACACTGGGTCGGCCTGTTCCAGCCGGCCTACAAGCTGGAGTCCGGGCTGTTGGGCTTGGGACATGACCGAAACTCTCCTGGAGTTTCGGATCGTGTCCCAAGCCGGACCAAGGTCGTCATCATGGTCATGCCCGGTGCCGACCCGGCACCGGTGAAGGCGGAGATTGCCGCGCTGGGTGGAACGGTGAATGACGTGCAGACATCGAGTTTCGGCATCACCATCACCGCCACGCTTGCTGGCACTGATATCGCGTCATTGGCCCAGCTTCCGCAGACCTGTTGGATGCAGGAATGGTCGGCGCCGACACTCTGCAACAACAGCAGCCAGTGGGTCATGCAGGAGGGATGGCGCTCGTCCGAACCACCCGACACGAGCATGGCCGCCCGGCCGGTCTGGCGTCACGGCGTGCGCGGCCAGCACATCATCCTCTCGACGACTGACACCGGCGTGAATACCGGGCACAACATGTTCCGTGACCCGAACCTGCCGATTACCCCGCCCGGCATCTGGCCTACGCACCGCAAGATCGTTGCTTACAAACTCTACGAGGGCGCTGACCCGGGCGAGAACGAGTACCACGGCAGCCACGTCGCCTGCACAGTCTGCGGCAACGATTCGGTCAACGGCGACTCGAGCTACTACGACGGCATGGCCAAGGATGCGCGGTTCTACTTCACCGACATAAGCGATGCCAGCGGCAACCTCGTCGGTGGCACCGACATCACGCCGTTGTGGGACACTGTCTACCTCGGCCGCGGCCTGCCCGATTCGCTCCGGCCCATCAAGCAGCACTCCGGCTCGTGGGGCTGGGGCAACTTCACCGGCAACTATCTCCTTCAGGATGCCTCGACCGATGCGTACTGCTGGGTGCACAAGGACTTCATGAACATCCTCGCAGCCGGGAACTACGGCCAATACGGCACCAGAACTATCAGCAACCCGGCACTTGCCAAGGACGTCCTCACCATCGGCGCGACCGGCAGAGGCACGCAGGCGGAGAGCCTGGCCGACTTCTCTAGCCGCGGCCCATCTCAGGACGGCCGTATCAAGCCGAACGTGGACGCTCCCGGCATCGACATCAACTCGATGCTCAATACCGGCACGAACGACTACACCACGATGTCCGGTACGTCAATGGCCACACCTGCCGCCAACGGCACGGTCGGCCTGATGCGCTGCTACCTGCAGGAAGGCTACTACCCGACCGGCAGCCCGGTCCCGGCCAACCGGATTACCTACATCTCGTCCGCCCTGCTCCGCTCCATGGCAATTGCCTCAGCCGACCCCAATATCAACTCCATCACAATACCGAGTACCGATGCCGGCTGGGGCCGCATCGACGCCGAATCAGTCCTCTATTTCACCGGCGACACGCGCAAGCTCATAATCATTGACGACACATTCGGCATCGCCACCGGCGAGTATGAGACACGGCAGTTCCACGTGGCCACGGCGATGCCGCTGCGGATCTGCCTGGCCTGGACCGACACCGCCGCGGCGCCGAATGCCAACCCGACGCTGGTCAACGACCTCGACCTCACCGTGACGTCGCACGGCGGCATAGTCTACAAGGGGAACAAGTACACCAGCGGGCAGTCTACGCCCAACCCGACCGGGCGCGACTCCGTGAACACCGAAGAGTGCGTGCGCGTCAACGCGCCCGATACCGGGGTCTGGACCATCCGTGTCAGCGCCCACAACGTGAAGACCGCGCGCAATCAGAGCTTCGCGTGGACCATCACCGGTGATGTCGCAGCCGCTGCCTGGACGCACGATGTCGGCGCGACGGCCATAATCGCGCCGACCGACACCGTTGATACCGGCGCGGTCGTGACGCCCAAAGCGGTGGTGAGCAACTTCGGCACGTCACAGGAAACGTTCCTCACCCGGCTGACCATCGGGACAAGCTACACCGACACAATGACCAAAACGCTGGCCGCCGGTATCTCCGAGACGCTGGCGTTCAAGAACTGGGTCGCGAACCCTGCCGGCACCTACGCGGTGAAGTGCAGCACCGGGCTCGCCACCGACCAGGACCCGTCGAACGACGTCGCTGCGACATCGGTCGTGGTCAGTTCGTCCTTTGGCATCGAGGAAGGCCACGGCGTACCCGCCATGTTCGGCCTCGACCGGGTTGTGCCTAATCCTACAATCGGCCGGACCAGCATTCGCTACGGACTGCCTAAGTCGGCAACTGTCGATCTCTCAGTCTACACCACCGCCGGTACGCTCGTCCGGAGAATCGTGGCTGGCAACCAGAATCCGGGCTGGTATGACGCAGCCTGGGACGGCAACGACTTGCATGGTCGCAAGGCCAGCGCCGGCGTGTACCTGCTCCGCTTCAAAGCAGGCACGTTCATGACCACTCGCAAGCTGGTCGTGCAGAGGTAG
- a CDS encoding PQQ-binding-like beta-propeller repeat protein: protein MESGRRLPFLIIALAALLVGACGRAPLVPDVPHGPAIWELHSVHACSTQTTDPSGVQISYQFDWGDGRQSAWSDLMNGGVAFADTHSYDSLGSFQIRSRAKNSQKASGWSAPLKVSVTAEGAVAWQTGFVDPQSGDSADFTSNTLALGSDGTAYLTCNAPGALVARKPSGAIAWAFTSPDYADFWAAPTLTTDGTILAGCADEFIYAFNPNGTVKWRDSVGIVNATGALAADGTAYFQTDDSMVVALNSSTGVRLWTFADGGGNAALAVGTDGTVYAVNSDGTVFALDPTDGHQKWTAGLGAQSVEPVAIDAGRNVMYAVSIEGTLQSIDLTNGTGGWSSAIGADASGPVVGPDGSVYIGGGGVLSKLGTDGILVWTFSPVMRGTVSTPAVTADGYVYVLVAAEKKGIAAQDVDSLYAVNPDGSYHWACGLGTGSPQASEYALSAPKLDADGNIYVGDGFAVWCVTGKYAPAQSVWPMYQHDATNTGRAQ from the coding sequence GTGGAATCCGGAAGACGCCTGCCGTTTCTGATCATCGCCCTCGCCGCGTTGCTGGTCGGCGCCTGCGGTAGGGCGCCGCTCGTTCCCGACGTGCCCCACGGACCGGCCATTTGGGAACTTCACTCGGTTCATGCCTGCAGCACGCAGACTACCGACCCGTCCGGTGTTCAGATATCATACCAGTTCGACTGGGGCGACGGCCGCCAGTCCGCATGGTCGGACCTCATGAATGGCGGAGTGGCGTTCGCGGATACTCATTCCTACGACAGCCTCGGCTCGTTCCAGATCAGGTCGCGGGCCAAGAACAGCCAGAAGGCATCGGGCTGGTCGGCGCCGCTGAAAGTCAGCGTGACAGCCGAAGGCGCGGTCGCGTGGCAAACCGGCTTCGTCGACCCCCAGAGCGGCGACTCGGCCGATTTCACCTCCAACACATTGGCCCTCGGCTCCGACGGCACTGCCTACCTGACCTGTAACGCCCCCGGCGCCCTGGTTGCCCGCAAACCATCAGGCGCAATAGCCTGGGCGTTCACCTCTCCCGACTACGCCGACTTCTGGGCTGCGCCCACACTCACCACTGATGGCACAATCCTCGCCGGCTGTGCGGACGAATTCATCTACGCCTTCAATCCGAACGGCACCGTCAAGTGGCGCGACTCGGTCGGGATAGTCAATGCCACCGGCGCGCTGGCGGCCGACGGCACGGCCTACTTCCAGACCGACGACTCGATGGTCGTGGCCCTCAACAGCTCGACCGGGGTCAGGCTCTGGACGTTCGCCGACGGAGGCGGCAATGCCGCGCTCGCGGTCGGCACCGACGGCACGGTCTACGCCGTGAACTCGGACGGTACGGTCTTCGCGCTCGACCCGACCGATGGCCATCAGAAGTGGACGGCCGGCCTGGGTGCCCAGTCGGTCGAGCCGGTCGCCATCGATGCCGGCCGGAACGTCATGTACGCAGTCTCCATCGAGGGAACGCTTCAATCCATCGACCTGACCAACGGCACCGGAGGCTGGTCCAGCGCCATCGGGGCCGACGCTTCGGGGCCCGTAGTCGGTCCTGACGGCAGCGTCTATATCGGCGGCGGCGGCGTGCTCAGCAAGCTCGGGACTGACGGCATCCTGGTCTGGACGTTTTCGCCAGTCATGCGCGGCACCGTTTCGACGCCGGCCGTCACCGCCGACGGCTACGTCTACGTGCTGGTCGCGGCCGAGAAGAAGGGGATCGCGGCGCAGGACGTTGACTCGCTCTACGCGGTCAACCCCGATGGTTCGTACCACTGGGCCTGCGGTCTGGGTACGGGTTCACCGCAGGCGAGCGAGTATGCCCTTTCGGCACC
- a CDS encoding trypsin-like peptidase domain-containing protein — protein MKPDNRRELPPDDFLFTSVDTAETQAAGASICPEDALLDSHSQAVTKVVEQVSPSVVNITVSKGRPTRYNPEGQGTGSGFVFTPDGYIMTNSHVVHGASEIEVVLVDGRRFQARLIGDDPGTDLAVIRITAPDLQAVRLGDSRYLKPGQLVIAIGNPYGFQCSVTAGVVSALGRSLRSISGRLIDDVIQTDAALNPGNSGGPLVTACGDVVGVNTAIVMAAQGICFAIPSSTARQVAVPLIRTGHIRRAYVGLGGQNINLPRRLVRYHGLAAESGVLIIQVEPNSPAHKARVLDRDLLVEYDDRPITGIDDLRRMLTEQRIGARTRMVVIRGPDKLVIEVIPEESPQPS, from the coding sequence GTGAAACCTGATAACAGGCGGGAATTACCACCGGACGACTTTCTATTCACCTCTGTGGACACGGCCGAGACTCAGGCCGCCGGAGCTTCAATCTGCCCGGAGGACGCGCTGCTGGATTCACACTCTCAGGCGGTGACCAAGGTTGTCGAGCAGGTGAGCCCTTCGGTCGTCAACATCACCGTCAGCAAGGGACGGCCGACCCGGTACAACCCCGAGGGGCAGGGCACCGGTTCCGGCTTCGTCTTCACGCCCGACGGCTACATCATGACCAACAGCCACGTGGTCCACGGCGCGTCGGAAATCGAGGTCGTGTTGGTGGACGGTCGCCGGTTCCAGGCCCGGTTGATTGGAGACGACCCGGGCACTGACCTTGCGGTCATTCGAATCACCGCCCCGGACCTGCAGGCGGTCAGGCTGGGCGATTCGCGCTACCTCAAACCAGGCCAGTTGGTCATCGCTATCGGCAATCCCTACGGGTTCCAGTGTTCGGTTACCGCCGGTGTGGTCAGCGCGCTCGGGCGTTCGCTGCGCTCGATTTCGGGTCGTCTGATAGACGATGTGATTCAGACCGATGCCGCGTTGAATCCCGGCAACTCGGGCGGGCCGTTGGTCACCGCCTGCGGCGACGTCGTGGGCGTGAACACGGCAATCGTGATGGCGGCGCAGGGCATCTGCTTCGCGATACCTTCGAGCACTGCCCGCCAGGTGGCCGTGCCGCTGATTCGCACGGGACACATCCGGCGCGCCTACGTTGGACTCGGCGGGCAGAATATCAACCTGCCGCGCCGGCTGGTGCGGTATCACGGACTGGCTGCGGAGAGCGGAGTGCTCATCATCCAGGTTGAGCCGAACAGCCCGGCCCACAAGGCCCGTGTGCTCGATCGCGACCTGCTGGTTGAATACGATGACCGGCCAATCACCGGAATTGATGACCTGCGCCGGATGCTGACCGAGCAGCGCATCGGCGCCAGGACCCGGATGGTTGTTATCCGAGGGCCGGACAAGCTCGTAATCGAAGTAATCCCGGAAGAATCTCCACAGCCGTCCTGA